Sequence from the Bacillus sp. BGMRC 2118 genome:
AGTATTTTATTCTAATTGTATGCGTTTTCTTTTTAGGACATGCTAGTCTTCTGTAAGGAGGGAATTTTTTATGATAAAGAAAGTAGATCATATAGGTATTGCTGTTCGGTCAATTGAGGAATCATTACACTTCTATATATCCACATTACAACTTGAACTAGAGGGAATAGAAGAAGTAGAATCAGAAAATGTACGTGTCGCATTCATAAAAGCAGGTGAAACGAAATTAGAGCTGTTACAGCCTACTAACGAAAGCAGTGCCATTGCGAAATTTATAGAAAAGAAAGGTGAAGGAATTCACCATGTAGCATTAGGTGTTTCATCTATTGAAGAGAGAATTCAAGAACTTAAAGAAAAAGGAATACAAATGATTAATGAAACATCGAAACCGGGAGCAGGTGGTGCACAAATCGCATTTATGCATCCTAAATCTACGGGTGGTGTTTTACTAGAACTTTGTGAAAAGAAATAAGGAGTGTTCATCATGGATATTTACGAAAAGATAAATGACTTATACGA
This genomic interval carries:
- the mce gene encoding methylmalonyl-CoA epimerase produces the protein MIKKVDHIGIAVRSIEESLHFYISTLQLELEGIEEVESENVRVAFIKAGETKLELLQPTNESSAIAKFIEKKGEGIHHVALGVSSIEERIQELKEKGIQMINETSKPGAGGAQIAFMHPKSTGGVLLELCEKK